The region AGACGCTGATTGCCCGCCTCGTCCTCGGCGAAGAGGCTCGGTGGCGTCTGGGCGCCGTGGTAGGGGATCGTGAACAGTGCGACGTGCACCGCCGGGTCCTGGGTGAGGCCGGCGACCCCGGGAAAGAAGGCGGCTCCGACCTGGACGCCCGAGCGGCTCGCGCCCGCCACGCGGTAGACGGCGATCCCGGCGCCTGCGTGCTTGATATAGCCCGTCGCCGACCGGAGCTCGAGCGTCGGCGGGGTCAGATCGACAGCGAAGCGGTGGGTGAGCCGCGGGCCCGGGTCCTGGCGGAGGCGCCACACGGTGTCGCGCGCGAAGACCTGGAGCTCGGCGTCACCCTCCTTGAGACCGAGGGCGGCCGCTTCCAGGTTGAGGGGCCGGTCGGCCTCTCGCGGTGCCGGCGACGCGAACGCTTCGGTCAGGACCACGCGCGCCGTCCCCCCCTGAATCACTCGCGCCTCGACGGAGCGGAGGCCGCCGGCCGGGGCCCGCAGCCGCATGGTCACGGTGCGCTTGGGGTGGCCGAGGGCGGTGAAGGCAGGGTCGAGGTTGACCGCGACGAGCGGCTGGCGCTGGCGCCACAGGACGAACCCACCGGCGAGACCCAGCAGAACGAGCAGGACGATCCAGACCTTCCAAACGCGGAACATCAGGTCGCATCGTACACAGGCGGTGCTCCGCCGTCAAACTTTCGGAAGCCCGTAGGGAAACTCGCCGGGCTGCCCCGCTTCGGCGGCCGCCTCGGCGAAGCGGTGCGACCGGCTTGAGCCGGCCAGGCTTCTCTCGTAGAATGGGGCCGGCCATTCCCCTATCCCTGTACACCACACACACATCACGGAGGTCCTCATGGCTCAGATGAAGGAGTTCGCCGGCGTCTACTATCGGGAGGGCGCCCTCGATCCCAAAACGATGCAGCTCGTGGCCCTCGCGGCGATGGCCGCGGCCGGCTGTACCTCCTGAGTGCCGGGACGCTTCGCGGCTGCGAAGCAAGCCGGCGCCACCGACGACGAGCTCAGCGAGACCCTCTACTACGCGATGCGGGGGGCCGCCCGCGCGACGTGGAGCACCATCAAGCACATCGACGGGATCGAGGATCTGAACAAGGACTGGAAGACCAAGTTCGAGCGTGAGAACGGCAAAGCCTAGCCCCAATCGGCAAATTGCCGAAGCGCGTTTGCCCCCAATTTCCCTCTCCCCCACCGGGGGGAGAGGGAGCGGATAGGAGCGGCCGGGTTACTCGGACACACGCCTTGTGCGCCGCTAGTCCGCCAGCCTGGTAGGTCGCCAGAGGCCAGGAGGACCATGCCGTACGCCAGGACCGACGATCGTGTGCGGATTTACTACGAGGAGGACGGATCGGGCAGCCCGCTGGTCCTGGCGTACGGCATCGGGGGCAACACCGACATGTGGAACACCAACGCGGCCGCCCTCGCCGCCCGGCATCGACTCGTCCTCTGGGAGCCGCGGGGCCATGCTCGCTCCGACAGTCCCGAGGATCCGGCCCGGTATTCGTTCCAGCGGTGGGCGCTCGACCTTCGCGATCTGCTCGATCACCTGAGGATTCGGAGGGCTCACGTGGGCGGGCTCTCGCTGGGCGGCGGCATCGCGACCCGGTTCGCGCTCCGCTACCCGGGCCGGGTCCGGTCGCTCATCGTCACCAACTCCTCCTCGGCGTCCGGGCTTCCGCTGTCCGTGGAAAACCTCGTGATGCGGGCCCGGAGCATCGAGATCACCCTCGACCAGGGAATGGACGCCATGGCCGAGTACGCCATGACGGGCAACCCCAACGTGGCCGGGCGCCTCGCCCTGGACCCGGGCGCCAAAGCCGAATTTTACGAAGAGTATCGGCGGCTCAGTCCCATCGGCTATGCCAACTCCCTCCGGAGCCTCATCGCCATGGACCACATCACCGGCGACCTTCACCGGCTGCACCGGATCCCGGTGCTGCTGGTCGGCGGGGACCAGGACCCGTCGCTCGGCCCCATGAAGGTCATGCACCGAAAGATCCGGGGCTCGAAGCTCGTCGTGCTCTCCCCGGCGAGCCACTTCGCCAACCGGGATCAGCCCGAGGCCTGGAACCGCGCGGTCCTCGCCTTCCTGGCCCGGTGCGACCGGCCCCGCCGCACCGGGCCGGCCCGCTCGCGCGCCGGCCGGGGCTGAGCCGGCCCGGTCGCGCCGCGCGACGCATCCCGGGGCTTCCGACGGCGTTCGCTCGTTTCGGCTACCTGTCGTCCTTGAACGCCATGTCGGAGGCCTTGATTACCTCGTCCCCGCGCGCCTTCCAGACGAGGCGGCGGTTCACGCCGTAGAGGTCGACCTGCTGGTAGAGGGGCATGGCCGCCGCCTCTTCCACCCAGAGCCGGTTGATCCGGTGGTAGAGCTCGAGGCGCTTCTTTTCGTCCATCGTGCCCTGCGCCTCGTCCACCAGCCTGTCGAACTCGGGATTGTGGTAATTGACGAAGATCCCGCCCGTCCGGAACAGCGGGACGTAGATGCTCTCGGCGTCGTAGGTACCCGCCCCCCAGCCGATGAGCCACACCGGTCCGGCCTTGTGGACGTAGGCCATGCTGTTGAGGTAGTTGCCCCACTCGTAGGTGCGGGGCGTCGTGCGGATGCCGGCCCGCGTGAGCTGACCGCTCACGGCCTCGGCCACCTCCTTGTCGCGGACGTACCGGCCCTGGGGACTGTTCAGGACGATGTCGATCCCGTTGGGGTGGCCGGCCTCGGCCAGGAGCCTGGCGGCCTGGGCCGGGTCGGGCCGGAGCGGCTTGAGCTCGCGATCGAACCCGAAGTGCCGGTCCGTCAGCATGGTGGCGACCCGGACACCCTTCCCGTCCAGGACGGTCCGGATGAGCTCGTCCACGTCGACCGCGACGTTCATGGCCCGACGCACGCGGCGGTCCACGGTCGGCCCCGCGTAAGGGCCGACCACCTTGTGCTGGGCGTCCATCTGGTGGGTGTAGTACAGGAGCTGGATGGTCCGCACACTGGGAGCCGTGGACAGGGTGACGCGCGGATGGCGATCGATGACGGGCGCCAGATGGGGCGGAATGTTGACGGCCAGGTCGATCTCGCCGTTTTGCAGCGCGGCCACCCGCACGGCGTCGTCGGGGATCGGCCGGAACACGACCGTCTTGATCTTCGGCGCGCCCCGCCAGTACTGCTCGTTCGCCTCGAGGACGATCTCCTCGTCCTTCGCCCACCGGACGTACCGGTAGGGACCGGTGCCGATCGGGTTCTTCGAGATGTATGTCGAGTCCTTCCCTTCGTACGCCTTCGGGG is a window of Candidatus Methylomirabilota bacterium DNA encoding:
- a CDS encoding carboxymuconolactone decarboxylase family protein, producing the protein MAQMKEFAGVYYREGALDPKTMQLVALAAMAAAGCTS
- a CDS encoding alpha/beta fold hydrolase, giving the protein MPYARTDDRVRIYYEEDGSGSPLVLAYGIGGNTDMWNTNAAALAARHRLVLWEPRGHARSDSPEDPARYSFQRWALDLRDLLDHLRIRRAHVGGLSLGGGIATRFALRYPGRVRSLIVTNSSSASGLPLSVENLVMRARSIEITLDQGMDAMAEYAMTGNPNVAGRLALDPGAKAEFYEEYRRLSPIGYANSLRSLIAMDHITGDLHRLHRIPVLLVGGDQDPSLGPMKVMHRKIRGSKLVVLSPASHFANRDQPEAWNRAVLAFLARCDRPRRTGPARSRAGRG
- a CDS encoding ABC transporter substrate-binding protein, which codes for MLVRRIASSLLLLALPLTAAAAPSGRVVIAQGVDPTSLDTMNQQETPASNLARHLYEGLVMRDQNLDLVPALAVELPKTVAPTTWEVKLRRGVRFHNGEEFTAESVKFSLERLANPANKLRATPNFVPIDRVEIVDPHTVRVHTRKPWPIFAKAMAFAQAAMYPPKAYEGKDSTYISKNPIGTGPYRYVRWAKDEEIVLEANEQYWRGAPKIKTVVFRPIPDDAVRVAALQNGEIDLAVNIPPHLAPVIDRHPRVTLSTAPSVRTIQLLYYTHQMDAQHKVVGPYAGPTVDRRVRRAMNVAVDVDELIRTVLDGKGVRVATMLTDRHFGFDRELKPLRPDPAQAARLLAEAGHPNGIDIVLNSPQGRYVRDKEVAEAVSGQLTRAGIRTTPRTYEWGNYLNSMAYVHKAGPVWLIGWGAGTYDAESIYVPLFRTGGIFVNYHNPEFDRLVDEAQGTMDEKKRLELYHRINRLWVEEAAAMPLYQQVDLYGVNRRLVWKARGDEVIKASDMAFKDDR